The following coding sequences are from one Methanosarcina sp. WWM596 window:
- the ppk1 gene encoding polyphosphate kinase 1, with the protein MERNFPIQCADFDRLVTDSVEGIRVEVSGMSDLSDPCLYADREYSWLQFNDRVLEEALDERNPLLERVKFLSIFGSNLDEFFMVRVSGVQKRITEGAKGDRVDELAQEQLKVIRGELLRQLPVNDSCWNEVLEPALREKGIKVLNYFELSGEDREKLRDYFERNIFPLLTPLGFDSGHPFPHISNLSLNLAVLIDDPDYGERFARVKIPPMFTRLIVVPGEGQEKIISSFEDLKSGRFVWIEQLIAANLDLLFPGQRILGAYPFRITRDADLGFDEDGDKDLLTAVKQRVGRNYFGPAVRLETDYTMPERVSYILLKNLELTPPLMFRAAAPLGLSSLMKLVQINRPELKYEPFEQRKHSLMADKENIFSALKKKDILLYHPYDSFESVTDLVEEAADDPDVLAIKMTLYRVDDNSRIIQALMKAADRNKQVAVLVELKARFDEENNIGWAKELERKGVHVAYGFPGRKTHAKMCLIVRAEKEGIRYYVHMSTGNYNAVTGKLYTDFGYLTGDPFIGKDISDLFNALTGYSRKDHYIKLLVAPQNMRHQILERIRREIDLHEKFGNGHLIFKMNSLVDYQCIRELYRASRVGVKVDLIVRGICCLRPGIYGLSENIRVTSIVGRFLEHSRAYYFRNGGKEEIFMGSADLMPRNLDNRVEILFPVSSDYIPILRDVILGTHLKDNIKARLLLPNGRTERIYPQPDEEEMDSQLWMLENRGSWELKTEKS; encoded by the coding sequence ATGGAACGGAACTTCCCAATTCAGTGTGCAGATTTTGATAGATTGGTTACGGATAGTGTTGAGGGGATCCGGGTTGAAGTATCAGGCATGTCTGATCTGAGCGACCCATGCCTTTATGCGGACAGGGAATACAGCTGGCTTCAGTTCAATGACCGTGTACTCGAAGAAGCCCTGGATGAACGTAATCCTCTGCTTGAAAGAGTTAAATTTCTTTCCATCTTCGGGAGCAACCTTGATGAGTTTTTCATGGTCAGGGTCTCCGGGGTTCAGAAACGTATTACAGAAGGGGCAAAGGGAGACCGTGTAGATGAACTGGCCCAGGAACAGCTGAAGGTCATCCGGGGAGAACTTCTAAGACAGCTTCCTGTAAACGACAGTTGCTGGAATGAAGTGCTCGAACCGGCTCTAAGGGAAAAGGGAATTAAAGTCCTGAACTACTTTGAACTTTCCGGAGAAGACAGAGAAAAACTCAGGGACTATTTCGAAAGAAATATTTTCCCACTACTGACTCCCCTTGGTTTTGACTCTGGGCATCCTTTTCCCCATATTTCAAATCTCAGTCTTAATCTTGCCGTACTTATCGATGACCCGGACTACGGGGAACGTTTTGCCAGGGTCAAGATCCCTCCTATGTTCACAAGGCTGATTGTTGTTCCCGGAGAGGGCCAGGAAAAAATAATTTCCAGTTTTGAAGATCTGAAATCAGGGCGTTTTGTGTGGATCGAACAGCTGATTGCTGCAAACCTCGATCTGCTGTTCCCCGGGCAGCGTATTCTCGGAGCTTATCCTTTCAGGATCACGCGCGATGCTGACCTCGGCTTTGATGAAGACGGGGACAAGGACCTTCTGACGGCTGTTAAGCAGAGGGTGGGGAGAAACTACTTCGGGCCTGCTGTCCGGCTTGAAACCGACTATACTATGCCTGAAAGGGTTTCTTATATTCTCCTTAAGAATCTGGAGTTAACACCTCCTTTGATGTTCAGGGCAGCGGCGCCTCTGGGCCTTTCAAGCCTCATGAAGCTTGTACAAATCAATCGCCCTGAGCTTAAATACGAGCCTTTTGAGCAGAGAAAACATTCTCTTATGGCCGATAAGGAAAACATTTTTTCAGCCCTGAAAAAGAAGGATATCCTGCTCTATCACCCTTACGACAGTTTCGAATCGGTAACTGATCTGGTGGAAGAAGCCGCTGATGACCCGGATGTCCTGGCAATTAAAATGACGTTATACAGGGTAGATGACAACTCCAGGATTATCCAGGCTCTTATGAAAGCTGCGGACCGGAACAAGCAGGTAGCAGTCCTTGTTGAACTTAAAGCCCGTTTTGACGAAGAGAATAACATTGGCTGGGCAAAGGAACTCGAGCGCAAGGGTGTTCACGTAGCCTATGGTTTTCCCGGGCGTAAAACCCATGCCAAGATGTGCCTTATTGTAAGGGCTGAAAAAGAAGGCATCAGGTATTATGTGCATATGAGCACTGGAAACTATAATGCTGTCACTGGAAAACTTTATACAGACTTCGGTTACCTCACAGGTGACCCCTTCATAGGCAAAGACATCTCTGACCTTTTCAATGCCCTTACAGGCTATTCAAGGAAAGACCATTACATCAAGCTCCTGGTGGCTCCCCAGAACATGAGGCACCAGATCCTTGAGCGCATCAGGCGTGAGATTGACCTGCACGAGAAATTCGGGAACGGACACCTTATCTTCAAGATGAATTCCCTTGTGGACTATCAGTGCATCCGGGAACTCTACAGGGCTTCAAGGGTTGGAGTAAAGGTAGATCTCATTGTCAGGGGTATCTGCTGCCTTAGGCCCGGCATTTACGGTTTGAGCGAAAATATCAGGGTCACTTCGATAGTCGGGCGTTTTCTTGAACACTCAAGAGCATACTATTTCAGGAACGGCGGAAAAGAAGAGATCTTTATGGGCAGTGCCGACCTTATGCCCCGCAACCTAGACAACCGGGTCGAAATCCTCTTTCCCGTATCTTCGGATTACATCCCTATTCTGCGTGACGTCATCCTCGGTACCCACCTGAAAGATAACATAAAAGCTCGTCTTCTCCTTCCTAACGGCAGGACTGAAAGGATCTACCCGCAGCCCGATGAAGAAGAAATGGATTCTCAGCTCTGGATGCTTGAGAACAGAGGCAGCTGGGAGCTTAAAACGGAAAAAAGTTGA
- a CDS encoding S9 family peptidase, with translation MSRHSSGKKEFKKTKKSSSGARTPKPTVFILGFLLIVVGIFGVLYNPSNSIEKTLPWEVSEAGTLSFSPREEPIFMVQEIEDQYSPEDPDILKLVSFESSGENIQALLRIPANASSSPGIVLLPGAGVNKEGEQRLAGELSKMGYATLTLDQRNKGGVNVNRDLELFRAGLEPVEYLMVYDTLKATDVLSIQPEIDPERLAVLGESNGGRFAIIACALEPSLKGVIGISTSGYGTEEIDPASVTDPEAYRFYRSIDPDTYLSALPPSRLVLIHSFNDTVIPHEMALRTFDLAKEPKAMYNTTEETHGYTVSMRPDIEKELELFLN, from the coding sequence TTGAGCAGGCATAGTTCTGGAAAAAAAGAATTCAAAAAAACGAAGAAATCTTCTTCAGGCGCCAGAACCCCAAAACCCACAGTTTTTATTCTGGGCTTTCTCCTGATAGTGGTGGGTATTTTCGGAGTCCTGTACAATCCCTCCAATTCCATAGAGAAAACTCTTCCGTGGGAGGTTTCGGAAGCAGGCACATTATCTTTTTCTCCGAGAGAAGAGCCCATTTTTATGGTTCAGGAAATTGAAGACCAGTACTCTCCTGAAGACCCGGATATTCTGAAACTGGTCTCTTTTGAGAGCAGCGGTGAAAATATCCAGGCTCTCCTGAGAATTCCTGCAAATGCTTCTTCTTCCCCTGGCATAGTTCTACTTCCGGGAGCAGGAGTTAACAAAGAAGGTGAACAGAGGCTAGCTGGAGAACTCTCTAAAATGGGGTATGCAACCCTTACCCTTGACCAGCGCAACAAGGGTGGAGTAAACGTTAACAGGGACCTTGAGCTTTTCAGGGCAGGGCTTGAACCTGTTGAATATCTTATGGTTTATGACACCCTAAAAGCCACAGACGTGCTCTCCATCCAGCCTGAAATCGATCCTGAAAGGCTTGCAGTCCTTGGGGAAAGTAACGGCGGCAGGTTTGCAATTATTGCCTGTGCCCTTGAGCCTTCCCTTAAAGGAGTTATAGGGATCAGCACGTCGGGGTACGGTACCGAAGAGATTGATCCTGCCAGCGTGACCGATCCCGAAGCTTATCGGTTTTACCGTTCAATTGACCCGGACACTTACCTCAGTGCCCTGCCCCCTTCAAGGCTTGTGCTGATTCATTCTTTTAATGATACTGTAATCCCTCATGAAATGGCACTCAGGACCTTTGACCTTGCAAAAGAACCAAAGGCAATGTATAATACTACTGAAGAAACGCACGGATACACAGTTTCCATGCGTCCTGATATTGAAAAAGAACTTGAACTCTTCTTGAACTGA
- a CDS encoding inositol-3-phosphate synthase, producing MTKIKIAIAGIGNCASSLIQGVEYYKTEDKDPIGLMHRNIGGYRPGDIKVVAAFDIDARKVGKDVSNAIFAPPNCTAVFCPDIPPTDVKVKMGRVLDGVSDHMKNYGENYTFVVSREPEATKADIVKELKDSGAEMLLNYLPVGSEEAVRFYAECALEAGVAFINNMPVFIASNPEWAKRFEEKNIPVIGDDIKAQLGATITHRILTDLFEKRGVKLERTYQLNTGGNTDFLNMLNRDRLVSKRESKTEAVQSVLSHRLADENIHIGPSDYVAWQKDNKVCFLRMEGKLFGDVPMNLELRLSVEDSPNSAGVVIDAIRCCKLALDRRIGGVLYSPASYFMKHPAIQYPDDEAYRRTEEFIAGTRER from the coding sequence ATGACAAAAATAAAAATAGCAATTGCAGGAATCGGGAACTGTGCAAGCTCTTTGATACAGGGCGTCGAGTACTATAAAACCGAAGATAAAGATCCCATCGGACTGATGCACAGGAACATTGGAGGGTACAGGCCCGGCGATATCAAAGTTGTTGCTGCCTTCGACATTGATGCCAGGAAGGTAGGAAAAGACGTATCCAATGCCATTTTTGCTCCCCCTAACTGCACAGCGGTTTTTTGTCCTGATATCCCCCCCACAGACGTGAAGGTTAAGATGGGGAGAGTTCTTGATGGGGTCTCTGACCACATGAAGAATTATGGGGAAAATTACACTTTTGTTGTCAGTAGGGAACCTGAAGCCACAAAAGCAGACATTGTAAAAGAATTAAAGGATTCCGGCGCCGAAATGCTTCTTAATTACCTTCCTGTAGGTTCTGAAGAAGCTGTCCGTTTCTATGCCGAATGTGCTCTTGAAGCCGGAGTGGCTTTTATCAACAACATGCCTGTTTTCATTGCCAGCAATCCTGAGTGGGCAAAGCGGTTTGAAGAAAAGAATATTCCTGTTATAGGCGACGATATCAAAGCCCAGCTTGGAGCAACGATTACCCACAGGATCCTTACAGACCTATTTGAAAAACGCGGTGTAAAGCTCGAAAGGACATATCAGCTGAACACTGGCGGAAACACCGATTTCCTCAATATGCTCAACAGGGACAGGCTTGTTTCCAAACGTGAATCCAAGACCGAAGCCGTCCAGTCCGTGCTCTCGCACAGGCTTGCGGATGAAAATATCCACATCGGACCGAGCGACTATGTTGCCTGGCAGAAAGACAACAAGGTCTGTTTCCTTCGAATGGAAGGAAAACTCTTCGGGGATGTGCCCATGAACCTTGAACTGAGGCTCTCAGTAGAAGATTCCCCTAACTCTGCAGGTGTGGTAATTGATGCAATTCGCTGCTGCAAGCTGGCTCTTGACCGCAGGATAGGAGGTGTGCTCTACTCCCCGGCTTCCTACTTCATGAAACATCCGGCTATCCAGTACCCGGATGATGAAGCTTACAGAAGAACCGAAGAGTTCATAGCCGGCACCAGAGAACGTTAA
- a CDS encoding S-methyl-5-thioribose-1-phosphate isomerase codes for MRTIDWNEESNSVVLVDQTLLPQEYRVIECKTLSSLCEAIKSLRIRGAPALGAAGGFGIALAASLSGAKDIEAITRDLEVAAKVLKSTRPTAVNLGWGVNRVLKAVSDAFDVQGVRDITLQEARDIAEEDIETNKLIGKYGAKFLKDGDTVLTHCNAGRLACVDWGTALGVVRSAIVAGKNIKVIACETRPLNQGSRITTWELMQDKIPVTLIADSMAGWAMHQGLVNSVLVGADRITQDVVFNKIGTYTHSILAKEHEIPFYVAAPISTFDFKGWEGSVKVEMRNPDELRFSGCEQLAPKDVEVYNPAFDATPMENVTAIITERGAFYPPFLLDEVLV; via the coding sequence ATGAGGACAATTGACTGGAACGAAGAGTCCAATTCTGTGGTGCTGGTAGACCAGACCTTACTCCCGCAGGAGTACAGAGTAATAGAATGCAAAACCCTGAGTTCGCTCTGTGAGGCTATAAAATCTCTCAGGATCAGGGGTGCACCTGCGCTCGGTGCTGCAGGAGGCTTTGGAATTGCCCTGGCAGCTTCCCTTAGCGGGGCAAAAGATATCGAAGCCATAACCAGAGACCTCGAGGTTGCGGCAAAAGTGCTTAAATCTACTCGCCCTACAGCCGTAAACCTGGGCTGGGGTGTTAACAGGGTCTTAAAAGCAGTTTCCGATGCCTTCGATGTTCAGGGAGTCAGGGATATTACCCTTCAGGAAGCCAGGGATATTGCAGAAGAGGATATCGAAACTAATAAGTTGATAGGTAAATATGGGGCAAAATTCCTGAAAGATGGAGATACCGTACTCACACACTGCAACGCAGGAAGGCTCGCCTGTGTTGACTGGGGTACAGCTCTTGGGGTTGTACGTTCGGCTATTGTAGCAGGTAAAAATATCAAAGTTATTGCCTGCGAGACAAGACCTTTGAACCAGGGGAGCAGGATCACTACCTGGGAACTCATGCAGGACAAAATTCCTGTAACCCTTATTGCAGATTCGATGGCTGGCTGGGCAATGCACCAGGGACTCGTAAACAGCGTGCTCGTAGGAGCCGACCGAATTACCCAGGATGTTGTTTTTAACAAGATAGGTACCTATACGCACTCTATCCTTGCAAAAGAACATGAAATTCCTTTTTATGTGGCAGCCCCGATCTCGACTTTCGACTTCAAAGGCTGGGAAGGAAGTGTAAAGGTTGAAATGCGAAATCCTGATGAACTGCGGTTTTCAGGTTGTGAACAGCTTGCTCCGAAAGATGTTGAAGTTTATAATCCTGCTTTTGATGCAACTCCCATGGAAAATGTGACTGCGATAATCACTGAAAGAGGTGCATTTTACCCGCCTTTCCTGCTGGACGAGGTTCTTGTCTGA
- a CDS encoding preprotein translocase subunit Sec61beta, whose product MAKKSGTGLQSSAGLMRYYEADKNAVHIQPKTVLIVGALAGIVVLFLSAVNGYWP is encoded by the coding sequence ATGGCTAAAAAATCAGGTACCGGACTTCAGTCCTCAGCAGGGCTCATGCGCTACTACGAAGCTGACAAAAATGCGGTTCACATCCAGCCTAAAACAGTGCTGATTGTCGGCGCCCTTGCGGGTATAGTAGTACTATTCTTAAGTGCTGTAAACGGCTACTGGCCGTAA
- a CDS encoding endonuclease MutS2 → MASSQQLSGLRELNGIGERVACRLVEHFGSEDAALQVILEGDITSLSEVNGVSRTFALSLARDARARAAGCAISDFLKTKEALDLYSRLLELIKTFAHTPHARDKLDLFYPFPASRMDLIQERRAFVEDYLELADVLSADTAFLNLLSSVNKLRPIPGNLRVRDRIVLSGDRKTLNAAKERFQAFLPVQAVENFSEFIDLARGYPSVIVFDDTYLSFDLPEGLEPEFFQDPSKAEFWQILPEVELAFFVRNLDCILACLNITSILRASGFDFFEELSEEYLEILKTALLKVGENGKLAEGFDPELDRLEAALQILDPVLTSALNEANQHMNRTLEASSLTLTGQELIKLVSGGMEIKDLLAKELHRVYKGEIEAVKEELAEKLNFQKQEKLMLDVLFSDEIAYPLRAEQAQLQLLRQKLNMSLEKARLSRKRELAKVLSTFRKPVERLVREVLDFDLGFSIACFAAQFRLKMPETVSEAGIGFEEGENLFLKARYGEIDPVSYSVGKTSFSPKGLENRVVLLSGVNSGGKTSLLELLAQCVVLGHMGFPVPAKELELGPVEEFYYFGKSKGTLDAGAFETTLKQFSVLSEASGKLVLADELESITEPGASARIIAGILEYLSRSEESLGVFVSHLSELILENTGTDIRVDGIEAKGLDSSLELIVNRNPIYNRVARSTPELIVERLLRKTTGKEQEFYAHLKDKFKN, encoded by the coding sequence ATGGCATCTTCTCAGCAACTCTCAGGCTTACGGGAACTTAATGGAATAGGCGAGCGAGTAGCCTGCAGGCTTGTCGAGCACTTCGGAAGCGAGGATGCAGCTCTCCAGGTAATTCTTGAAGGGGATATAACTTCGCTTTCCGAGGTTAACGGGGTCAGCCGTACATTTGCTCTTTCCCTTGCCAGGGATGCCAGGGCCCGGGCTGCAGGATGTGCAATTTCCGATTTTCTGAAGACAAAAGAAGCCCTTGACCTCTACTCCCGCCTTCTTGAGTTGATAAAAACGTTTGCTCACACGCCGCATGCAAGGGACAAGCTGGATCTTTTTTACCCGTTTCCTGCGTCTCGCATGGACCTTATTCAGGAGAGAAGAGCTTTTGTAGAAGATTACCTGGAGCTGGCAGATGTCTTATCTGCGGATACGGCGTTCCTGAATCTCCTTTCCAGCGTGAATAAGCTCAGGCCAATCCCGGGAAATCTGAGGGTAAGAGACAGGATCGTCCTCTCTGGGGACCGGAAAACTCTGAACGCAGCAAAGGAAAGGTTCCAGGCATTTTTGCCTGTTCAGGCTGTGGAGAATTTTTCTGAGTTCATAGATCTCGCGAGAGGCTACCCGAGTGTGATTGTTTTTGATGATACCTATCTTAGTTTTGACCTGCCTGAAGGGCTTGAGCCCGAGTTTTTCCAGGACCCTTCAAAAGCGGAATTCTGGCAGATCCTGCCTGAAGTAGAGCTGGCTTTTTTTGTAAGGAATCTGGACTGCATCCTTGCCTGCCTGAATATCACATCAATTCTGCGGGCTTCAGGCTTTGATTTCTTTGAGGAACTCTCAGAAGAATACCTTGAAATCCTTAAAACAGCTCTTCTGAAAGTAGGAGAGAATGGGAAGCTGGCTGAGGGTTTTGACCCCGAACTTGACAGGCTTGAGGCTGCCCTGCAAATTCTTGATCCCGTGCTGACCTCTGCCTTAAATGAAGCAAACCAGCACATGAATCGAACACTCGAAGCAAGCTCCCTTACCCTGACCGGGCAGGAACTCATCAAGCTTGTGAGCGGAGGAATGGAAATTAAAGACCTGCTCGCAAAGGAACTCCACAGGGTTTACAAAGGCGAGATCGAAGCCGTAAAAGAGGAACTTGCAGAAAAGCTCAATTTCCAGAAACAGGAAAAACTGATGCTTGACGTCCTCTTTTCCGATGAAATCGCCTATCCCCTCAGGGCAGAACAGGCTCAACTGCAGCTTCTCAGACAAAAACTCAATATGTCCCTTGAAAAGGCCAGGCTCTCCCGCAAAAGAGAGCTTGCAAAAGTCCTTTCAACCTTCCGCAAGCCTGTAGAAAGGCTTGTCAGGGAGGTCCTTGATTTTGACCTGGGTTTTTCTATAGCCTGCTTTGCTGCTCAATTCAGGCTAAAAATGCCTGAGACAGTTTCTGAAGCTGGAATTGGCTTTGAAGAGGGAGAAAACCTTTTCTTGAAAGCCAGGTACGGAGAAATTGACCCTGTCAGTTATTCCGTCGGGAAAACGAGTTTTTCCCCGAAAGGTTTGGAAAACAGGGTTGTACTTTTGAGCGGGGTGAACTCAGGGGGCAAAACCTCTTTACTTGAACTGCTTGCCCAGTGTGTGGTCCTGGGGCACATGGGCTTTCCTGTCCCTGCAAAAGAACTTGAGCTGGGCCCTGTAGAAGAATTCTATTATTTTGGAAAATCAAAAGGAACTCTTGATGCAGGAGCCTTTGAAACAACCCTCAAGCAATTTTCCGTGCTTTCCGAAGCTTCCGGGAAACTTGTGCTCGCCGATGAGCTGGAATCGATTACCGAACCCGGAGCTTCAGCCCGGATTATAGCAGGAATTCTTGAATACCTTTCCCGGAGTGAAGAGAGTCTTGGAGTTTTTGTTTCACATCTTTCGGAACTGATCCTTGAAAATACAGGGACAGATATCAGAGTGGACGGAATCGAAGCCAAGGGTCTGGATTCCAGCCTGGAACTGATAGTAAACCGAAACCCGATATACAATCGTGTAGCAAGAAGCACCCCGGAACTGATTGTGGAAAGGTTACTGAGAAAAACCACGGGAAAAGAGCAGGAATTTTATGCCCATTTAAAGGATAAATTTAAAAATTAA